The Gammaproteobacteria bacterium genome has a window encoding:
- the murC gene encoding UDP-N-acetylmuramate--L-alanine ligase, with product MGRVRRVHFVGIGGAGMGGIAEVLHNLGYEVQGSDLRTNSVTRRLESLGATVFIGHSAAHVTGSDVVVISSAVDSSNPEVVTAQAQRIPVVPRAEMLAELMRFRYGVAVAGTHGKTTTTSLVASLLAEGGLDPTFVIGGRLNSAASHARLGAGRYLVAEADESDASFLYLQPMIAVVTNIDADHLSTYGGDFGQLRKTFLEFLHHLPFYGLAVLCIDDAEVREILPEVARPVRTYAIDAAANADLWVSELRQEGVRMYFNLHRKDRDTVLPVMLNLPGRHNVLNALAAIAVASELDLADAAIQSALANFAGIGRRFQVYGECRLPAGRVLLIDDYGHHPREVAAVIDAIRNGWPARRLVVVFQPHRYTRTRDLFEDFAQVLSETDALVLTDVYAAGEVPIAGADGRALSRAIRLRGQVDPVFVDDTTDLTDVLPAILADGDVLLMAGAGDIGAAAAELAVRWQAAEEDRP from the coding sequence ATGGGGCGGGTGCGACGGGTGCATTTCGTCGGCATCGGTGGCGCCGGCATGGGTGGCATCGCGGAAGTGCTGCACAATCTCGGCTACGAGGTGCAGGGCTCGGATCTGCGCACCAACAGTGTCACCCGCCGGCTGGAATCACTGGGTGCCACGGTCTTCATCGGCCACAGCGCCGCCCATGTCACCGGCAGCGACGTGGTCGTGATCTCCAGTGCGGTCGACAGCAGCAACCCGGAGGTTGTGACCGCACAGGCGCAACGCATTCCAGTCGTGCCGCGTGCCGAGATGCTGGCCGAATTGATGCGCTTTCGCTACGGCGTGGCCGTGGCCGGGACGCACGGCAAGACGACCACCACCAGCCTGGTGGCGAGCCTGTTGGCCGAGGGGGGGTTGGATCCGACCTTCGTTATCGGTGGCCGGCTGAACAGCGCCGCCAGCCACGCGCGTCTGGGTGCGGGTCGTTACCTGGTCGCCGAGGCCGACGAGAGCGATGCCTCGTTCCTGTATCTGCAGCCGATGATCGCGGTCGTGACCAACATCGACGCCGACCATCTGTCCACCTACGGCGGTGACTTCGGCCAGTTGCGCAAGACCTTCCTGGAATTTCTGCACCATCTCCCGTTCTACGGGCTGGCGGTGCTGTGCATCGATGACGCCGAGGTGCGTGAGATCCTGCCGGAGGTGGCGCGCCCGGTACGCACCTATGCCATCGATGCCGCGGCCAACGCCGACCTGTGGGTCAGTGAGCTACGCCAGGAAGGGGTACGCATGTACTTCAATCTGCACCGCAAGGACCGGGATACGGTCCTGCCCGTCATGTTGAATCTGCCGGGACGGCACAATGTGCTCAACGCCCTGGCTGCCATCGCGGTCGCCAGCGAACTCGACCTCGCGGATGCCGCGATCCAGTCCGCGCTGGCGAACTTCGCCGGTATCGGCCGGCGCTTCCAGGTCTACGGGGAGTGCCGTTTGCCGGCGGGCCGCGTGCTGTTGATCGACGACTACGGCCACCATCCGCGCGAAGTGGCCGCGGTGATCGACGCCATCCGCAACGGCTGGCCCGCACGCCGGCTGGTGGTGGTGTTCCAGCCGCACCGTTATACCCGTACCCGTGATCTGTTCGAAGACTTCGCGCAGGTACTGAGCGAGACCGACGCACTGGTGCTGACCGATGTGTATGCCGCGGGTGAGGTGCCGATCGCCGGCGCCGATGGCCGCGCCCTGAGCCGCGCCATCCGGCTGCGCGGCCAGGTCGATCCGGTGTTCGTGGACGACACCACCGATCTGACCGACGTGCTGCCGGCCATCCTGGCCGATGGTGACGTGCTGCTGATGGCCGGTGCCGGCGATATCGGCGCGGCCGCGGCGGAGCTGGCGGTACGGTGGCAGGCAGCAGAGGAGGACCGACCATGA
- the murG gene encoding undecaprenyldiphospho-muramoylpentapeptide beta-N-acetylglucosaminyltransferase, with the protein MTAADAWPRDAILIMAGGTGGHVFPALAVAEELRSAGHPVVWLGTQAGLEARVVPAAGLPMAWVRVRGLRGKGFLHALTAPFMLLGALLQAGGILRRLRPRAVLGMGGFVTGPGGFMAWLLRRPLLIHEQNSIAGLTNRLLAPLAMRVMEAFPGSLPARLRPLATGNPVRGTITRVAPPAARFAGREGPMRLLVLGGSLGAQALNDLLPQALARSAAALRPQVRHQAGARNLDSARASYARAGVTAEVVPFIEDMAEAYAWADLVVCRAGALTIAELTAVGVAAILVPYPYAVDDHQTGNARYLVDAGAAMLIPEPELEATTLASVIADFARDPERRLRMAAAARALARTDAARVVAQECLRLAGLDTRSGGAAT; encoded by the coding sequence ATGACTGCCGCTGACGCCTGGCCTCGCGACGCCATCCTGATCATGGCCGGCGGCACCGGTGGGCATGTGTTTCCCGCACTCGCCGTCGCCGAGGAGCTGCGCAGCGCCGGCCACCCGGTGGTATGGCTGGGGACGCAGGCGGGTCTGGAGGCGCGCGTGGTCCCGGCGGCCGGCCTGCCGATGGCCTGGGTGCGCGTCCGCGGCCTGCGGGGCAAGGGTTTTCTGCATGCATTGACGGCACCGTTCATGCTGCTCGGCGCGCTGCTGCAGGCCGGGGGCATCCTGCGGCGCCTGCGGCCACGCGCGGTACTCGGTATGGGCGGCTTCGTGACCGGACCGGGTGGATTCATGGCCTGGCTGTTGCGTCGCCCCCTGCTCATCCATGAGCAGAATTCCATCGCCGGCCTGACCAACCGCCTGCTGGCGCCACTGGCGATGCGGGTGATGGAGGCCTTTCCCGGCAGTCTGCCGGCGCGTCTGCGGCCGCTGGCCACGGGCAATCCGGTGCGTGGCACCATCACCCGGGTCGCGCCGCCGGCCGCGCGCTTCGCCGGGCGTGAAGGACCCATGCGGTTGCTGGTGCTGGGCGGCAGCCTGGGCGCGCAGGCGTTGAACGACCTGCTGCCGCAGGCACTGGCGCGCAGTGCTGCCGCGCTGCGGCCACAGGTCCGCCATCAGGCCGGGGCGCGCAATCTGGACAGCGCGCGCGCGTCCTATGCGCGGGCCGGCGTCACGGCCGAGGTCGTGCCCTTCATCGAAGACATGGCGGAGGCCTACGCGTGGGCGGATCTGGTGGTGTGCCGCGCCGGTGCGCTCACCATCGCCGAACTCACCGCCGTCGGTGTGGCCGCCATCCTGGTGCCGTATCCGTACGCCGTCGACGATCATCAGACCGGCAATGCCCGCTACCTCGTCGACGCCGGTGCGGCCATGTTGATCCCGGAGCCCGAACTCGAGGCCACGACACTGGCGAGTGTGATCGCAGACTTCGCACGCGATCCCGAACGCCGGCTGCGAATGGCGGCGGCGGCACGCGCCCTGGCGCGAACCGATGCGGCACGGGTCGTCGCGCAGGAATGCCTGCGACTGGCCGGTCTGGATACGCGCAGCGGAGGTGCCGCCACATGA
- the ftsW gene encoding putative lipid II flippase FtsW produces MSIAAAVQTRLARTTGLRCPRLDYRLLGVVLCLLALGLVMVTSASVSMADRQFGQPFYYGLRQAVYLLVGLGAAALVFGIRMAHWARAGVPVLLLALGLLAVVLVPGVGNTVNGATRWISLGPVNLQVSEPAKLLLLIYLAGYLVRHGEEVRSKVSGFIKPMAVLIVAAALLLAEPDFGATVVLFATALAMMFLAGVRWWQFGTLIGGSGLALAILAVSSPYRLTRLTTFIDPWKDPFDSGFQLTQSLIAIGRGHWFGVGLGSGVQKLFYLPEAHTDFVFAVFAEEFGLVGVVLLLALYGFLVWRAFAIGSVAEKAGDRFSGYLAYGIGTWLALQSAINIGVNMGLLPTKGLTLPLLSYGGSSLVVMCVAFGLLLRIDYETRCSVHTLPANTPLPQRRAPRRPV; encoded by the coding sequence ATGAGCATCGCGGCCGCCGTACAGACACGCCTGGCGCGCACCACCGGACTGCGCTGTCCGCGGCTGGATTACCGGCTGCTGGGGGTCGTGCTGTGCCTGCTCGCGCTCGGCCTGGTGATGGTGACCTCGGCATCCGTCAGCATGGCCGATCGGCAGTTCGGCCAGCCGTTCTATTATGGCCTGCGCCAGGCGGTCTATCTGCTCGTCGGCCTGGGTGCCGCTGCACTGGTGTTCGGCATCCGCATGGCGCACTGGGCGCGGGCCGGTGTGCCGGTGCTGCTGCTGGCGCTGGGTCTGCTGGCGGTGGTGCTGGTGCCGGGCGTCGGCAATACGGTCAATGGCGCGACCCGCTGGATCTCTCTCGGTCCGGTCAATCTGCAGGTATCAGAGCCCGCCAAGCTGCTGCTGCTGATCTATCTCGCCGGCTATCTGGTGCGCCACGGAGAGGAGGTGCGCAGCAAGGTCAGCGGTTTCATCAAGCCGATGGCCGTCCTCATCGTCGCGGCGGCACTGCTGCTGGCGGAGCCGGATTTCGGCGCCACGGTCGTGCTGTTCGCGACGGCGTTGGCGATGATGTTCCTCGCCGGTGTGCGCTGGTGGCAGTTCGGCACACTCATCGGCGGGTCCGGTCTGGCGCTGGCGATCCTCGCGGTCTCATCGCCCTATCGGTTGACGCGCCTGACCACTTTCATCGATCCCTGGAAGGATCCTTTCGACAGCGGCTTCCAGCTGACGCAGTCGCTGATCGCCATCGGCCGTGGTCACTGGTTCGGCGTGGGGCTGGGTAGCGGCGTGCAGAAGCTCTTCTATCTGCCGGAGGCGCACACCGATTTCGTCTTCGCCGTGTTTGCCGAGGAGTTCGGGCTGGTCGGTGTGGTGCTGCTGCTGGCGCTGTATGGCTTCCTGGTATGGCGGGCCTTCGCCATCGGCAGTGTGGCGGAAAAAGCCGGTGATCGATTCTCAGGCTACCTCGCGTATGGCATCGGCACCTGGCTGGCCCTGCAGAGCGCAATCAATATCGGTGTGAACATGGGGTTGCTGCCGACCAAGGGGCTGACCCTGCCGTTGCTGAGTTACGGCGGCAGCAGTCTCGTGGTGATGTGTGTCGCCTTTGGTCTGCTGCTGCGGATCGACTACGAGACACGCTGCTCCGTGCATACCCTGCCGGCGAATACCCCACTGCCGCAGCGGCGTGCACCCCGGAGGCCGGTATGA
- the murD gene encoding UDP-N-acetylmuramoyl-L-alanine--D-glutamate ligase: MTADARAPRKVLVVGLGRTGLSCARYLAAAGEHVAVTDDRPTPPGLAAVQNELPDVALFLGRFAPEAFAHAEQIIVSPGVSLQQPLISAARARGIEVIGDVELFARSAQAPVIAITGSNGKSTVTTLVGEMARTDGRRVKVGGNLGTPALDLLAADGVEPDLYVLELSSFQLESTYTLAAQAAVVLNVSPDHMDRYRNLDEYAKAKQHIYRNAHVQIVNRDDPHAARLADPGRPSIGFGVQVPAAGDYGVAEFDGAVWLMCGDVRLLPAAEIRMAGRHNLSNALAALALGDTAGLGREAMFQTLRTFGGLAHRTQWVAAAAGVVWYNDSKGTNIGATVAAVQGMERPVVLIAGGRGKGADFRLLREPLRGRLRAAVLIGEDASLLEVALGDITRVVRADSMEAAVQRAAELAQPGDAVLLSPACASFDMFTGYDHRGEVFMDAVRRQVG, from the coding sequence ATGACAGCAGATGCGCGAGCTCCCAGAAAGGTGTTGGTGGTCGGCCTCGGCAGGACCGGGCTGTCGTGCGCCCGCTATCTGGCGGCCGCCGGTGAACACGTGGCGGTCACGGACGATCGTCCGACACCGCCCGGACTCGCCGCGGTACAGAACGAGTTACCGGACGTCGCACTCTTTCTGGGTCGTTTCGCGCCAGAGGCATTCGCACATGCGGAGCAGATTATCGTCAGTCCCGGCGTATCGTTGCAGCAGCCACTGATCAGCGCGGCGCGCGCCCGCGGTATCGAGGTGATCGGTGATGTCGAACTGTTCGCACGCAGTGCCCAAGCGCCGGTCATCGCCATCACCGGTTCCAATGGCAAGAGTACGGTCACTACGCTGGTCGGAGAGATGGCGCGCACGGACGGCCGTCGTGTCAAGGTCGGCGGTAACCTCGGCACGCCGGCACTCGATCTGCTCGCTGCGGATGGTGTGGAACCGGACCTCTATGTTCTGGAACTGTCGAGCTTCCAGCTCGAGTCGACCTACACGCTGGCGGCGCAGGCGGCGGTGGTGCTGAACGTCAGCCCGGATCACATGGATCGCTATCGCAATCTGGACGAATACGCCAAGGCCAAGCAGCACATCTACCGCAACGCGCACGTGCAGATCGTCAATCGGGACGACCCCCATGCCGCGCGGCTCGCCGATCCCGGCCGGCCCAGCATCGGCTTCGGGGTGCAGGTGCCCGCCGCCGGTGACTACGGCGTGGCGGAGTTCGACGGTGCCGTGTGGTTGATGTGTGGCGACGTGCGGCTGCTGCCGGCGGCCGAGATCCGCATGGCCGGGAGGCACAACCTGAGCAACGCGCTGGCGGCACTTGCGCTCGGCGACACGGCCGGTCTCGGGCGGGAGGCCATGTTCCAGACGCTGCGTACCTTTGGCGGCCTGGCACACCGCACGCAATGGGTGGCCGCGGCCGCTGGTGTGGTCTGGTACAACGACTCGAAGGGTACCAACATCGGCGCCACCGTGGCGGCGGTGCAGGGTATGGAGCGACCGGTGGTGCTCATCGCCGGCGGCCGTGGCAAGGGTGCGGATTTCCGTCTGCTGCGCGAACCGCTGCGCGGCCGGTTGCGGGCCGCCGTGCTCATCGGCGAGGACGCGTCGCTGCTGGAGGTGGCGCTCGGCGACATCACCCGAGTGGTGCGCGCCGACAGCATGGAGGCGGCAGTGCAGCGCGCGGCCGAACTGGCCCAGCCGGGTGATGCCGTGCTGCTGTCGCCGGCCTGTGCGAGCTTCGACATGTTCACGGGGTACGATCACCGCGGCGAGGTCTTCATGGACGCGGTACGGAGGCAGGTCGGATGA
- the mraY gene encoding phospho-N-acetylmuramoyl-pentapeptide-transferase, translating into MLLLLTDYLSQFHTGFNVFQYLTLRAILGVLTALIISFVVGPVMIRWLSQYQVGQQVRSDGPQTHLSKAGTPTMGGALILVAVTTATLLWSDLSNRYVWMVLVVPLLFGVIGWVDDYKKLVLRNCKGLAARWKYFWQSVIALAVGGVLYATAQSPAETQLLVPFFKNVAVDLGIGYVVLTYFVIVGSSNAVNLTDGLDGLAILPTVMIAGALAVFAYATGNFKFAAYLGIPHIRETGEVVVFCGALMGAGLGFLWFNAYPAQVFMGDVGALALGAALGLVAVLVRQELVFLVMAGVFVMETVSVILQVASFKLTGRRIFRMAPLHHHFELKGWPEPRVIVRFWIVTVILVLIGLATLKIR; encoded by the coding sequence ATGCTCCTGCTGCTCACCGATTATCTGAGCCAGTTCCATACCGGCTTCAACGTCTTCCAGTATCTGACCCTGCGCGCCATCCTCGGTGTCCTGACAGCGTTGATCATCTCGTTCGTGGTCGGGCCGGTCATGATCCGCTGGCTCAGCCAGTATCAGGTCGGTCAGCAGGTGCGCAGCGACGGCCCGCAGACCCATCTGAGCAAGGCCGGGACGCCGACCATGGGCGGCGCACTCATCCTGGTGGCGGTCACGACCGCGACGCTGCTGTGGTCGGACCTGAGCAACCGTTACGTGTGGATGGTACTCGTGGTCCCGCTGCTGTTTGGCGTCATCGGCTGGGTGGATGACTACAAGAAGCTGGTGCTGCGCAATTGCAAGGGGCTGGCCGCACGCTGGAAATACTTCTGGCAATCCGTGATCGCATTGGCGGTGGGAGGTGTTTTGTATGCCACCGCCCAGTCGCCGGCCGAGACACAACTGCTGGTGCCATTCTTCAAGAATGTGGCCGTCGACCTGGGTATCGGTTATGTGGTGCTGACCTATTTCGTCATCGTCGGCTCCAGCAACGCAGTGAATCTCACCGACGGCCTCGACGGACTGGCGATCCTGCCCACGGTGATGATCGCCGGTGCACTTGCGGTATTCGCCTATGCCACCGGTAACTTCAAGTTCGCGGCCTATCTGGGTATACCGCACATCCGTGAGACCGGTGAGGTGGTGGTGTTCTGCGGCGCGTTGATGGGCGCTGGCCTGGGGTTTCTCTGGTTCAACGCCTATCCCGCGCAGGTCTTCATGGGTGATGTCGGCGCGTTGGCGCTGGGTGCGGCGTTGGGACTGGTCGCGGTGCTGGTGCGGCAGGAACTCGTGTTTCTGGTGATGGCTGGCGTGTTCGTGATGGAGACCGTATCGGTGATCCTGCAGGTGGCATCCTTCAAGCTCACCGGCCGCCGCATCTTCCGGATGGCACCGCTGCATCATCACTTTGAACTCAAGGGCTGGCCGGAGCCGCGCGTCATCGTGCGCTTCTGGATTGTCACCGTCATCCTGGTCCTGATCGGGTTGGCGACACTCAAGATTCGTTGA
- a CDS encoding UDP-N-acetylmuramoyl-tripeptide--D-alanyl-D-alanine ligase gives MMAMQLSEAAAVLVARHSGADVRFTGLSTDTRTLATDNLFFALAGPHFDGHDYVEQARAAGAAAVAVSRSVDTTLPRLQVEDTRRALGRLAAHWRGRFAVPVIGVTGSNGKTTVKEMLAAILGTAGPVLATHGNLNNDIGVPLTLARLAPEHRSAVIEMGANHPGEIAYLTTLVRPTVGIVTNAGPAHLEGFGSIAGVARAKGELFAGLAADAVAVINAEDSCADLWRGLAGSRRVLSFGLAMDADVSGDYRSVAGHTQLRLRTPAGEVEIALPLPGRHNAVNALGATAAALAAGADLAAVRCGLESLAPVAGRLQRMHRGDGGLLLDDTYNANPGSLAAAIDVLCEAPAPRWLVLGDMGELGPDGGALHAEAGAYAQAAGIDALYCLGGLAAQAARHFGPGARTFQDLDTLVAALRADLRAEVTLLVKGSRRMGMERVVRALAGTDGGQT, from the coding sequence ATGATGGCCATGCAGTTGTCCGAGGCGGCCGCGGTGCTGGTGGCGCGTCACAGCGGTGCGGATGTGCGTTTTACCGGCCTGAGCACGGATACGCGCACGCTCGCCACCGACAACCTCTTTTTCGCGCTGGCCGGCCCGCATTTCGATGGCCACGACTACGTCGAACAGGCGCGTGCGGCCGGTGCCGCGGCGGTGGCGGTCAGCCGCAGCGTCGATACAACGCTGCCGCGGTTGCAGGTCGAGGATACGCGCCGGGCCCTCGGCCGGTTGGCGGCCCACTGGCGCGGCCGGTTCGCCGTGCCGGTCATCGGCGTGACCGGCAGTAACGGCAAGACCACCGTCAAGGAAATGCTGGCGGCCATTCTCGGTACGGCGGGCCCGGTGCTGGCGACCCACGGCAATCTGAACAACGATATCGGCGTGCCACTGACGCTGGCCCGCCTGGCGCCGGAACACCGCAGCGCCGTTATCGAAATGGGCGCCAACCATCCCGGCGAGATCGCCTATCTCACGACCCTGGTGCGGCCGACGGTCGGCATCGTCACCAACGCCGGCCCGGCCCATCTGGAAGGCTTCGGTTCGATCGCGGGTGTGGCACGCGCCAAGGGTGAGTTGTTCGCCGGGCTCGCCGCGGACGCCGTGGCCGTGATCAACGCCGAGGATAGCTGCGCCGATCTGTGGCGGGGGCTGGCCGGGAGCCGGCGCGTGCTGAGCTTCGGGCTGGCAATGGATGCCGACGTGAGCGGGGACTACCGGAGCGTTGCCGGTCATACGCAGTTGCGGCTGCGGACACCGGCGGGGGAGGTGGAGATCGCCCTGCCCCTGCCCGGGCGCCACAACGCCGTCAATGCCCTGGGTGCGACCGCCGCCGCGCTGGCGGCCGGCGCGGATCTCGCTGCCGTCCGGTGCGGCCTCGAATCCCTGGCCCCGGTGGCCGGCCGTCTGCAGCGCATGCACCGTGGTGACGGTGGCCTCCTGCTGGATGACACCTACAACGCCAATCCCGGCTCGCTGGCCGCGGCCATCGACGTGCTGTGCGAGGCGCCGGCGCCGCGCTGGCTGGTGCTCGGCGACATGGGCGAACTCGGCCCCGATGGCGGCGCGCTGCATGCCGAGGCCGGTGCCTACGCGCAGGCGGCCGGTATCGATGCGTTGTACTGCCTGGGCGGGCTGGCGGCGCAGGCGGCGCGGCATTTCGGGCCCGGTGCCCGGACCTTCCAGGACCTCGATACGCTGGTGGCCGCGCTGCGTGCCGATCTGCGTGCCGAGGTCACGTTGCTGGTGAAGGGGTCACGACGCATGGGCATGGAGCGCGTCGTGCGCGCGCTGGCCGGAACGGACGGGGGGCAGACCTGA
- a CDS encoding UDP-N-acetylmuramoyl-L-alanyl-D-glutamate--2,6-diaminopimelate ligase has translation MPAQERPQAPLLSQLLHGLARVAPSQDVAVQGLALDSRQVRPGVLFLAVAGRQRHGVDFVTDAIAAGAAAIAWEPTEAITEDSGPLRAAPVPVIAVAQLGRRVGDIAARFYGHPSHDLFVVGVTGTDGKTSCAHFLAQALHTAGDPCGAIGTLGYGLYGALRPGLHTTPDALTLQRELAALRDTGARAVAIEVSSHGLDQGRVTDVAFDVAVLTNLSRDHLDYHGDEAAYAAAKRRLFCMPDLGAAVLNLDDAFGRTLYAELPAALPLVVYALGREAVTDLDRPNTRWLVATDIVAGTAGLSIDIDGSWGVGHLDVALLGRFNAGNLLAVLAVLLIRGVSFSAALARLARVQTVTGRMEPFGGGTSRPLVVVDYAHTPRALEQVLQALREHCSGSLWCVVGAGGERDTGKRPLMGAIAERLADYVVLTDDNPRHEDATQIVMDILAGMQDPDAVYVQRDRATAIAQAITNSDPGDVVLIAGKGHEDYQQVGDRRLPFSDRDTVRALLQEGPA, from the coding sequence ATGCCCGCGCAGGAACGGCCCCAGGCGCCGCTGCTGTCGCAGCTGCTGCACGGTTTGGCCAGGGTCGCGCCGAGCCAGGACGTCGCGGTGCAGGGGCTGGCACTGGACAGTCGCCAGGTGCGCCCTGGCGTATTGTTCCTTGCGGTCGCGGGGCGGCAGCGGCATGGCGTGGATTTTGTCACCGACGCTATCGCCGCCGGTGCCGCCGCCATCGCCTGGGAGCCGACCGAGGCGATCACCGAGGACAGTGGCCCGCTGCGCGCCGCGCCCGTGCCCGTGATCGCCGTCGCGCAGCTCGGTCGGCGGGTCGGCGACATTGCCGCGCGTTTCTACGGCCATCCCTCCCACGACCTGTTCGTCGTCGGTGTCACCGGCACCGATGGCAAGACCTCCTGCGCGCATTTTCTCGCCCAGGCACTGCACACCGCCGGCGACCCCTGCGGCGCCATCGGTACACTCGGTTACGGTCTGTACGGTGCGCTGCGCCCGGGCCTGCACACCACGCCGGATGCGCTGACCTTGCAACGGGAACTCGCCGCGCTGCGCGACACGGGTGCACGCGCCGTTGCCATAGAGGTGTCCTCGCACGGGCTCGATCAGGGGCGCGTCACCGATGTGGCCTTCGATGTGGCGGTACTGACCAATCTCAGCCGTGACCATCTCGATTATCACGGCGACGAGGCGGCCTACGCCGCGGCCAAGCGCCGGCTGTTCTGCATGCCGGACCTGGGTGCCGCCGTGCTCAATCTCGATGATGCCTTCGGACGGACGCTGTATGCGGAACTGCCGGCCGCGCTGCCGCTGGTCGTCTATGCGCTGGGGCGCGAGGCGGTGACCGATCTCGACCGCCCCAACACCCGCTGGCTGGTCGCCACCGACATCGTCGCGGGCACCGCCGGCCTGTCCATCGACATCGACGGCAGCTGGGGTGTGGGACACCTCGATGTCGCCCTGCTGGGGCGCTTCAATGCCGGCAACCTGCTGGCCGTGCTGGCCGTGCTGCTGATCCGTGGCGTGTCCTTCAGCGCTGCGCTGGCGCGGCTGGCGCGGGTGCAGACCGTGACCGGGCGTATGGAGCCCTTCGGCGGCGGTACGAGCCGACCGCTGGTAGTGGTCGATTACGCCCATACCCCGCGCGCCCTGGAGCAGGTCCTCCAGGCGTTGCGCGAACACTGCAGTGGCAGTCTCTGGTGCGTGGTCGGTGCCGGTGGCGAGCGTGATACTGGCAAGCGTCCGCTGATGGGCGCGATCGCCGAACGCCTGGCGGACTACGTCGTGCTGACCGACGACAATCCGCGCCACGAAGACGCGACGCAGATCGTGATGGATATCCTGGCCGGGATGCAGGACCCGGACGCCGTCTACGTCCAGCGTGACCGCGCCACCGCCATCGCCCAGGCGATCACCAACAGCGATCCCGGCGACGTCGTGCTGATCGCCGGCAAGGGCCACGAAGACTATCAACAGGTCGGCGACCGACGCCTGCCCTTCAGCGATCGTGACACGGTACGGGCGTTGCTGCAGGAGGGCCCCGCATGA